From Vallicoccus soli, one genomic window encodes:
- a CDS encoding class I SAM-dependent methyltransferase, with protein sequence MSRDWDVRGSQLAAEAIAAGAPTTWFDRLYAEGEAGAVGMPWDRSAPHPLLRTWTAGRGLRGEGRTAVVVGSGLGADAEHLASLGFRTTGFDVAPTAVRLARERHPGSPVSYEVADLLALPAAWRGAFDLVVEVYTLGALPDPPRSDAARAVAGLVAPGGTLLAVAFRRTPATGPADGPPFPLARAEVEALATGGLEVVAVEEHDGPHWRAELHRPA encoded by the coding sequence GTGAGCCGGGACTGGGACGTGCGCGGCTCGCAGCTGGCCGCCGAGGCGATCGCGGCGGGGGCGCCGACGACGTGGTTCGACCGGCTGTACGCCGAGGGCGAGGCCGGCGCCGTCGGGATGCCCTGGGACCGCTCGGCGCCGCACCCGCTGCTGCGCACCTGGACGGCCGGGCGGGGCCTGCGCGGGGAGGGCCGCACCGCGGTCGTCGTCGGCAGCGGCCTCGGCGCCGACGCCGAGCACCTGGCGTCGCTCGGCTTCCGCACGACCGGGTTCGACGTCGCGCCGACCGCGGTGCGCCTGGCGCGCGAGCGGCACCCGGGCAGCCCGGTCTCCTACGAGGTGGCGGACCTCCTCGCCCTCCCGGCGGCGTGGCGGGGGGCGTTCGACCTCGTGGTGGAGGTCTACACGCTGGGCGCGCTGCCCGATCCGCCGCGCTCGGACGCCGCGCGGGCCGTCGCCGGCCTCGTCGCCCCCGGCGGCACCCTGCTGGCCGTCGCCTTCCGCCGGACCCCCGCGACCGGCCCGGCGGACGGCCCGCCGTTCCCGCTGGCCCGTGCGGAGGTCGAGGCCCTCGCGACCGGCGGCCTCGAGGTCGTCGCGGTCGAGGAGCACGACGGCCCGCACTGGCGGGCCGAGCTGCACCGACCCGCCTGA
- a CDS encoding helix-turn-helix domain-containing protein produces MGVLLDTRELAPGERAEALRTALREASGSTHVDLDGDGEVEGRLELRPLGPVRLFTAATTGVAMARTERAVRGASPDAVALAVHGTGTGRYEGGSSRRVVRGGDLLLVDITRPFRFSWTGRGSSASVQVATADLGMPLEAVQRAAARLPSSPLHALVRRHLLDLARSPAATAGAATEAVGGATAQLVRALLASADDRAGDRGAVLEETLVAQVRAYVRQHLRDPELGPDAVAAALSVSRRQLYRVCARHGLSLEQHVIALRLQGARDELASPAGRGRTVAAVAHAWGFRDATHFARRFRAAYGVLPRDVRDGGAGR; encoded by the coding sequence GTGGGCGTGCTGCTCGACACCCGCGAGCTCGCGCCCGGCGAGCGCGCCGAGGCGCTGCGCACGGCGCTGCGCGAGGCCAGCGGCTCCACGCACGTCGACCTCGACGGGGACGGCGAGGTCGAGGGACGCCTCGAGCTCCGCCCGCTGGGGCCCGTGCGGCTCTTCACCGCGGCCACCACGGGCGTCGCCATGGCCCGCACCGAGCGGGCGGTGCGCGGCGCGTCCCCCGACGCGGTCGCCCTCGCGGTGCACGGCACGGGCACCGGCCGGTACGAGGGGGGCAGCAGCCGCCGGGTCGTCCGCGGCGGCGACCTGCTCCTCGTCGACATCACCCGCCCCTTCCGCTTCTCCTGGACCGGCCGCGGGTCCTCGGCGTCGGTCCAGGTGGCGACCGCCGACCTGGGGATGCCGCTGGAGGCGGTGCAGCGCGCCGCGGCCCGGCTGCCGAGCAGCCCGCTGCACGCCCTGGTCCGCCGGCACCTGCTCGACCTCGCGCGCAGCCCCGCCGCGACCGCCGGTGCCGCCACCGAGGCCGTCGGCGGCGCGACCGCGCAGCTCGTACGGGCCCTGCTCGCCTCCGCCGACGACCGGGCCGGCGACCGGGGCGCCGTGCTGGAGGAGACCCTCGTGGCCCAGGTGCGGGCGTACGTCCGCCAGCACCTGCGCGACCCCGAGCTCGGCCCCGACGCGGTGGCCGCGGCGCTGTCGGTGTCGCGGCGCCAGCTCTACCGGGTCTGCGCGCGGCACGGGCTCAGCCTCGAGCAGCACGTCATCGCGCTGCGCCTGCAGGGCGCCCGCGACGAGCTGGCCTCGCCGGCGGGGCGCGGGCGCACCGTCGCCGCCGTCGCGCACGCCTGGGGGTTCAGGGACGCGACCCACTTCGCGCGGCGGTTCCGGGCGGCGTACGGCGTGCTGCCCCGCGACGTGCGCGACGGGGGTGCGGGGCGGTGA
- a CDS encoding alpha/beta hydrolase codes for MDGTMGAGAPDTVVLVHGLWMTPRSWEHWVPHYEAKGYRVLTPGYPGFEVEVEGLRAEPQRIADLTVPETVDYLAGVVEALDRPPLIIGHSFGGTLTQLLLARGLGAAGVAIDSAPPEGVRVTPLSQVRSLFPALRNPATVHRAVEFTPEEFHYAFTNTLSREDSDAAHARYAIGAPGRWLWAYGVLANLKPGHQETWVDFSADRAPLLFIAGGEDHIMPPSVNRSNAAHWEKSPAVTEYYEYPGRDHWTCAAPGWEAVADHALEWAAAHARTPRVEPA; via the coding sequence ATGGACGGGACGATGGGCGCAGGGGCACCCGACACGGTCGTGCTCGTGCACGGGCTCTGGATGACGCCGCGCAGCTGGGAGCACTGGGTGCCCCACTACGAGGCGAAGGGGTACCGGGTGCTCACGCCCGGCTACCCGGGCTTCGAGGTGGAGGTCGAGGGGCTGCGCGCCGAGCCGCAGCGCATCGCGGACCTCACGGTTCCGGAGACCGTGGACTACCTCGCGGGCGTCGTCGAGGCCCTGGACCGCCCGCCGCTCATCATCGGCCACTCCTTCGGGGGCACCCTCACGCAGCTGCTGCTGGCGCGGGGCCTCGGGGCGGCCGGGGTGGCCATCGACTCCGCGCCCCCCGAGGGCGTGCGCGTCACGCCGCTGTCGCAGGTGCGCTCGCTCTTCCCGGCGCTGCGGAACCCGGCGACGGTGCACCGGGCCGTCGAGTTCACGCCCGAGGAGTTCCACTACGCCTTCACGAACACCCTGAGCCGCGAGGACTCCGACGCCGCGCACGCGCGCTACGCGATCGGCGCCCCCGGCCGCTGGCTGTGGGCGTACGGGGTGCTCGCGAACCTCAAGCCCGGGCACCAGGAGACCTGGGTGGACTTCAGCGCCGACCGGGCGCCGCTGCTGTTCATCGCCGGCGGCGAGGACCACATCATGCCGCCCTCGGTGAACCGCTCGAACGCCGCGCACTGGGAGAAGTCGCCCGCGGTGACGGAGTACTACGAGTACCCCGGCCGCGACCACTGGACCTGCGCGGCGCCCGGCTGGGAAGCGGTTGCTGACCACGCGCTGGAGTGGGCGGCCGCCCACGCGCGCACGCCGCGGGTCGAGCCGGCCTGA
- a CDS encoding peptidase, translating to MEQDPEQHPEQHPVRPAGGPELPRSPSGRVPRWVRDEAAARDVVPEPRRPAVRGPLRVLGRQLLLGASVVAALAWGALGGPVPPLPGAAPAPSPVGPDLPTPGRGAAGAPLGEPAPLAATSAAYRFLHPREGGATAYDPCRPVHYVVRPDGAPPGGDLLLAEAVARVGTATGLRFVAEGATAEGPVERRAPFQRDAYGDRWAPVLVAWATPAEAPRLAGEVTGYAGSHSVTAPGRPPVLVTGEVVLDAGQMARVLARPGGWAAARGIVQHELAHLVGLGHVDDPTQLMHPSTGPVTDFAAGDLTGLAVLGRGPCVPEV from the coding sequence GTGGAGCAGGACCCGGAGCAGCACCCGGAGCAGCACCCGGTGCGGCCGGCCGGTGGGCCGGAGCTGCCCCGCTCGCCGTCCGGCCGGGTGCCGCGGTGGGTGCGCGACGAGGCGGCGGCCCGGGACGTCGTGCCGGAGCCGCGCCGTCCGGCCGTGCGCGGGCCCCTGCGCGTGCTGGGGCGCCAGCTCCTGCTCGGCGCCTCGGTCGTCGCGGCGCTCGCCTGGGGGGCGCTCGGCGGTCCGGTGCCCCCGCTGCCGGGGGCGGCTCCCGCCCCGTCGCCGGTCGGGCCGGACCTGCCGACCCCGGGGCGCGGCGCGGCCGGCGCGCCGCTGGGCGAGCCGGCGCCGCTGGCCGCCACGAGCGCCGCGTACCGGTTCCTGCACCCCCGCGAGGGCGGGGCCACGGCGTACGACCCGTGCCGGCCCGTGCACTACGTCGTCCGCCCCGACGGCGCCCCGCCCGGCGGGGACCTGCTGCTGGCCGAGGCGGTCGCCCGGGTGGGCACGGCCACCGGCCTGCGCTTCGTCGCCGAGGGGGCCACCGCCGAGGGCCCGGTCGAGCGGCGGGCGCCGTTCCAGCGCGACGCGTACGGGGACCGCTGGGCGCCGGTCCTCGTGGCCTGGGCGACGCCGGCGGAGGCGCCGCGGCTCGCCGGCGAGGTGACCGGCTACGCGGGCAGCCACTCCGTCACGGCACCGGGCCGGCCGCCCGTCCTGGTGACCGGCGAGGTGGTGCTGGACGCCGGGCAGATGGCCCGCGTCCTGGCTCGTCCCGGGGGCTGGGCCGCGGCGCGCGGCATCGTCCAGCACGAGCTCGCCCACCTCGTCGGCCTCGGCCACGTCGACGACCCGACGCAGCTCATGCACCCCTCGACCGGCCCCGTCACCGACTTCGCGGCGGGCGACCTCACCGGCCTCGCGGTCCTCGGCCGGGGTCCCTGCGTGCCGGAGGTCTGA
- a CDS encoding AMIN-like domain-containing (lipo)protein: MTDPRDALRGAGGPPADDPDLAAVHARAGRLRRRRRAATAAGTTAVLVAVVGAGALVLGPGDDRGGTVVAVPTATAPATPTGTPTGTPSGTPAPTTAPTPDPPATPDGPGQDDEPDDEPDGEPDGDPDGDPDGGPPFPADTRDDTAELQGGGGLTVTDIRTGRQDGYDRVVYELEGPAGALPGWRVGYVDEALQEFSGAPVPLAGGAALQVLLTGIANEPPAGLEPFTGRRLPGDTALVREVVTTGAFEGEAQSFVGLDAEAPFRVTLLEDPARVVVDVVAP; encoded by the coding sequence ATGACCGACCCGCGCGATGCCCTGCGCGGCGCCGGCGGCCCGCCCGCCGACGACCCCGACCTGGCCGCGGTGCACGCGCGCGCCGGGCGCCTGCGGCGCCGGCGCCGGGCCGCCACGGCCGCCGGGACGACCGCCGTGCTCGTCGCCGTCGTCGGCGCCGGCGCGCTGGTCCTCGGGCCGGGCGACGACCGGGGCGGCACCGTCGTCGCCGTGCCCACCGCGACGGCACCGGCCACCCCGACCGGCACCCCGACCGGCACCCCGTCCGGCACCCCGGCGCCGACGACCGCGCCGACCCCCGACCCGCCGGCGACGCCCGACGGGCCGGGCCAGGACGACGAACCGGACGACGAACCGGACGGCGAACCGGACGGCGACCCGGACGGCGACCCGGACGGCGGGCCCCCGTTCCCCGCGGACACCCGCGACGACACCGCCGAGCTGCAGGGCGGCGGGGGCCTGACGGTCACGGACATCCGCACCGGCCGTCAGGACGGCTACGACCGGGTGGTCTACGAGCTGGAGGGGCCCGCGGGGGCGCTGCCCGGCTGGCGGGTGGGCTACGTGGACGAGGCCCTCCAGGAGTTCAGCGGCGCCCCTGTACCGCTCGCCGGGGGCGCGGCGCTGCAGGTGCTCCTCACCGGCATCGCGAACGAGCCGCCGGCGGGCCTCGAGCCCTTCACCGGCCGGCGCCTGCCCGGTGACACCGCGCTCGTGCGCGAGGTGGTGACGACGGGGGCCTTCGAGGGGGAGGCGCAGTCGTTCGTCGGTCTCGACGCCGAGGCGCCGTTCCGCGTGACGCTGCTGGAGGACCCGGCGCGCGTGGTCGTCGACGTCGTCGCCCCCTGA
- a CDS encoding RNA polymerase sigma factor gives MDDGGRVAGDDADAVCRREHPRLVAALTAYTGDRDLAVELSQEALARALLHWREVQGMDAPGAWLHRVAMNLANSHFRRRRYERLALRRAAARVPASVDAPEPPLGGAVRTALAELPPRQREAVVLRYVLDLSVEQAAERMGCAAGTVRALTAQGTARLRRHPGLADLQEVLP, from the coding sequence GTGGACGACGGGGGGCGGGTGGCGGGCGACGACGCGGACGCGGTCTGCCGGCGCGAGCACCCGCGCCTCGTCGCCGCGCTCACCGCGTACACCGGGGACCGCGACCTCGCCGTCGAGCTGTCCCAGGAGGCGCTGGCGCGCGCGCTGCTGCACTGGCGCGAGGTCCAGGGCATGGACGCGCCGGGCGCCTGGCTGCACCGGGTCGCGATGAACCTGGCGAACAGCCACTTCCGGCGCCGCCGCTACGAGCGCCTGGCCCTGCGCCGTGCCGCGGCGCGCGTGCCGGCCTCCGTCGACGCCCCCGAGCCGCCGCTCGGCGGCGCCGTCAGGACAGCGCTTGCCGAGCTTCCGCCGCGGCAGCGCGAGGCGGTGGTGCTGCGCTACGTCCTCGACCTGTCGGTCGAGCAGGCGGCGGAACGGATGGGCTGCGCCGCCGGTACGGTGCGCGCCCTCACCGCCCAGGGGACCGCCCGCCTGCGGCGGCACCCGGGCCTCGCCGACCTGCAGGAGGTGCTCCCATGA
- a CDS encoding AMIN-like domain-containing (lipo)protein, which translates to MHRTAAVLAAAALGASFVATAPAPAAQGAACRTDWGSTVERDRSSTPAEVVGVRAGRHACFDRLVVDLGRGPAAGWWVGYVPEVRQAASGDVLPTRGGASLQVTVHAAAYDEDYRPTYRPRDPREVVPVAGYRTFRQVVWASSWEGDTGLGIGTRARLPFRAFAVAGPGGTTRVVVDVAHTW; encoded by the coding sequence ATGCACCGCACCGCCGCCGTCCTCGCCGCCGCCGCGCTCGGGGCGTCGTTCGTCGCGACCGCGCCCGCGCCCGCCGCGCAGGGCGCCGCCTGCCGCACGGACTGGGGGTCGACGGTCGAGCGGGACCGCTCGTCCACCCCCGCCGAGGTCGTCGGCGTGCGTGCGGGCCGGCACGCCTGCTTCGACCGGCTCGTCGTCGACCTCGGCCGTGGCCCCGCCGCCGGCTGGTGGGTCGGGTACGTCCCCGAGGTGCGCCAGGCCGCCAGCGGCGACGTCCTCCCGACCCGCGGCGGGGCGTCGCTCCAGGTCACGGTGCACGCCGCGGCGTACGACGAGGACTACCGCCCGACGTACCGGCCGCGCGACCCGCGCGAGGTCGTGCCGGTCGCGGGCTACCGCACCTTCCGGCAGGTGGTGTGGGCCTCGAGCTGGGAGGGTGACACCGGGCTGGGGATCGGTACGCGGGCCAGGCTGCCGTTCCGTGCGTTCGCCGTGGCGGGTCCGGGCGGCACCACCAGGGTCGTCGTCGACGTGGCGCACACCTGGTAG